A region from the Wansuia hejianensis genome encodes:
- a CDS encoding homocysteine S-methyltransferase family protein, protein MNKKEFADLAEGNILFLDGALGTNMVKKGMPRNICVEAWLLEHAGLVTELQQQYLEAGSQILYAPTFSANRISLRKHGKEKDVEALNKGLVEITRKAAGGRALVAGDLTTSGELLDPLGDLTEEELYEVYCEQIRVLSDAGVDLLVAETMLSVQETAVALKAALDTCNLPMICTLTVQEDGRALFGGTAAEAVETLQDLGASAVGVNCSIGPDQLKTIVTEMKNRAKVPLAVKPNAGLPLTNANGEAVYQMGPEAFAEHMAVLVELGAGLIGGCCGTTPEYIRMMRERIGR, encoded by the coding sequence ATGAATAAAAAAGAGTTTGCAGATTTAGCTGAGGGGAATATACTGTTTCTGGATGGGGCCCTGGGCACTAATATGGTCAAAAAAGGCATGCCCAGGAATATCTGTGTGGAAGCCTGGCTTCTGGAGCATGCCGGGCTGGTGACAGAGCTTCAGCAGCAGTATCTGGAGGCCGGGAGCCAGATCTTGTATGCGCCCACCTTCTCTGCTAACAGGATCAGCCTCAGGAAACATGGAAAAGAAAAGGATGTGGAAGCATTAAATAAAGGTTTGGTGGAGATAACCAGGAAAGCTGCGGGTGGCAGGGCGCTGGTAGCAGGAGATCTTACGACATCCGGAGAGCTGTTGGATCCCCTGGGAGATCTGACGGAAGAAGAGCTGTACGAGGTATACTGCGAGCAGATCCGCGTACTATCGGATGCCGGTGTGGATCTTCTCGTAGCTGAAACCATGCTGAGCGTTCAGGAGACAGCCGTCGCCCTGAAAGCGGCGCTGGATACCTGTAACCTTCCCATGATCTGTACGCTGACCGTACAGGAGGATGGACGGGCCCTCTTTGGAGGCACGGCGGCAGAAGCGGTAGAGACGCTGCAGGATCTGGGTGCAAGCGCCGTAGGCGTAAACTGTTCAATAGGACCCGATCAGTTGAAGACAATTGTAACTGAGATGAAAAACCGTGCCAAAGTGCCGCTGGCAGTTAAACCGAATGCCGGACTGCCTTTGACGAATGCAAATGGAGAAGCTGTGTACCAGATGGGGCCGGAGGCCTTTGCGGAACATATGGCAGTTCTGGTTGAACTGGGTGCAGGCCTGATTGGAGGATGCTGCGGAACAACTCCCGAATATATCAGAATGATGAGAGAACGTATCGGAAGATAG
- the mfd gene encoding transcription-repair coupling factor has protein sequence MKALMQPLEAVAGFDDLKRQLKKNRGLVVVTGCLESQKAHIAAGLAEESPAVLLIAENELKAKELYEDYRLYDREVLLYPARDLIFYQADLSGNLLTRQRMQVIQALMERKNVTVITSAGGCMDYLLPLRVLKKHIRTLKNDSELDLESFSKELTAMGYERCAQVEASGQFSIRGGILDIFALTEENPWRIELWGDEIDSIRSFDAESQRSIENLSEITIYPATEEIGRDEKGFFQRLTDTFPDYFPEDTRIFLDEPGRILESAKALFDEYRECMIHRMEKGQIQAEEGNRLLTPEQLAYELNRRNCTALCLMELRKGSWEIQGQYSVTVKSVSPYNNQFPMLVKDLSQWKRAGYRVVLLSASRTRGGRLARDLQDEGLNAFYSEDADRILNPGEILVVYGNARRGFEYPMQKFVLITETDIFGKEQKKKKKKPRYSGQKIQSFAELSVGDYVVHENHGLGVYRGIEKVEMDHVVKDYIKIEYSGGSSLYIQATQLDALQKYAGADAKKPKLNRLGGQEWNKTKTRVRGAVANIAKELVALYAARQENNGYQYGHDTVWQREFEEMFPFEETEDQLAAIEATKQDMESTKIMDRLICGDVGYGKTEIAIRAAFKAVQENKQVVLLVPTTILAQQHYNTFMQRMKDFPVRVDLLCRFRTPAQQKKTLEDLKKGMVDILIGTHRVLSKDVQFKDLGLLVIDEEQRFGVTHKEKIKQMKESVDVLTLTATPIPRTLHMSLIGIRDMSVLEEPPLDRVPIQTYVMEYDEEMVREAISRELARGGQVYYVYNRVNNIVELTNRIAALVPEANVAFAHGQMKERELEQIMYSFINGDIDVLVSTTIIETGMDISNVNTIIIHDADQMGLSQLYQLRGRVGRANRTAYAFLMYRRNRMLKEVAEKRLHAIREFTELGSGVKIAMRDLEIRGAGNLLGAEQHGHMEAVGYDLYCKMLSEAVKEAKGIHQQEDFETSIDLVMDAFIPPGYIPNEGQKLDVYKRIASIENREEAEDMLEELLDRFGEPPRSVQNLLAVAELKALAHRAYVTEIKQTGMEIKITFYEKARLDVQGIPSLLEQYGRKLKFKIEANPYFLYQPGPPKKKRETVLDQVRGFMEDLSRYVMTDESFGLDQ, from the coding sequence ATGAAGGCATTAATGCAGCCGTTAGAGGCAGTCGCAGGGTTTGACGACCTGAAAAGGCAGCTAAAGAAGAACCGGGGGCTGGTAGTGGTTACCGGGTGCCTGGAATCCCAAAAAGCACATATAGCTGCGGGACTGGCGGAGGAAAGCCCTGCCGTACTTCTGATCGCAGAGAATGAGCTGAAGGCCAAAGAGCTGTATGAAGATTACCGTCTCTATGACCGGGAAGTTCTGCTGTATCCGGCTAGGGATTTGATTTTTTACCAGGCGGATTTATCAGGGAATCTGTTGACCAGACAGAGAATGCAGGTTATACAGGCACTAATGGAGCGGAAGAATGTGACCGTCATCACCAGCGCAGGGGGGTGTATGGACTATCTTCTGCCTCTTCGCGTGCTCAAAAAGCATATCAGAACGCTGAAAAATGACAGCGAACTGGATCTGGAATCATTCAGCAAAGAACTGACGGCCATGGGCTATGAGCGGTGCGCCCAGGTGGAAGCTTCCGGGCAGTTCTCGATCCGGGGCGGGATTTTGGATATCTTTGCGCTGACAGAGGAGAACCCCTGGAGAATCGAGCTGTGGGGGGACGAGATTGATTCGATCCGGAGCTTTGACGCGGAGAGCCAGCGTTCGATTGAAAATCTGAGCGAAATAACCATCTATCCCGCGACAGAAGAAATCGGCAGGGATGAGAAGGGATTTTTCCAGCGGCTGACGGATACTTTTCCTGACTATTTTCCAGAGGACACGAGGATATTTCTGGATGAGCCGGGGAGGATTCTGGAGAGTGCTAAAGCACTGTTTGACGAATACCGGGAGTGCATGATCCACCGGATGGAAAAGGGGCAGATTCAAGCGGAGGAGGGAAACCGGCTTCTGACACCGGAACAGCTGGCCTATGAGCTGAACCGCCGGAACTGTACGGCACTCTGCCTGATGGAGCTTCGCAAAGGAAGCTGGGAGATCCAGGGACAGTATTCTGTGACGGTGAAATCTGTCAGCCCCTATAATAATCAGTTTCCCATGCTTGTGAAAGACCTGAGTCAGTGGAAGCGGGCCGGTTACCGGGTAGTTTTACTGTCGGCATCCCGTACGAGAGGAGGGCGGCTGGCCAGGGATCTGCAGGATGAGGGACTCAATGCGTTCTACAGTGAGGATGCGGACAGGATTTTGAACCCGGGTGAGATTCTGGTGGTCTATGGCAATGCCAGAAGAGGGTTCGAATACCCCATGCAGAAATTTGTTCTGATTACGGAGACAGATATATTCGGAAAAGAGCAGAAGAAAAAGAAGAAAAAACCCAGATACAGCGGCCAGAAGATCCAAAGCTTTGCGGAGCTGTCTGTGGGAGACTATGTGGTGCATGAGAATCATGGGCTGGGCGTCTACCGGGGAATCGAAAAGGTAGAGATGGACCATGTGGTTAAGGACTATATTAAGATTGAGTATTCCGGTGGAAGCAGCCTGTACATTCAGGCTACCCAGCTGGATGCATTGCAGAAATATGCGGGGGCCGACGCTAAGAAGCCCAAGCTGAACAGGCTTGGAGGCCAGGAGTGGAATAAGACGAAGACCCGCGTCCGCGGCGCCGTGGCGAATATAGCCAAAGAGCTGGTTGCCCTCTATGCCGCGCGCCAGGAAAACAACGGATACCAGTATGGACATGATACGGTGTGGCAGAGGGAATTCGAGGAAATGTTCCCCTTTGAAGAGACAGAGGACCAGCTGGCGGCCATTGAGGCGACGAAGCAGGACATGGAGAGTACGAAGATCATGGACCGGCTGATCTGCGGAGACGTGGGCTATGGCAAGACGGAGATCGCCATCCGGGCGGCGTTTAAGGCAGTGCAGGAGAATAAGCAGGTGGTGCTCCTGGTTCCAACTACGATCCTGGCACAGCAGCATTATAATACCTTCATGCAGCGGATGAAGGATTTTCCGGTACGAGTGGATCTGCTCTGCCGTTTCCGGACGCCTGCCCAGCAGAAAAAGACCCTGGAGGATTTGAAAAAGGGGATGGTGGATATTCTCATAGGCACTCACCGGGTGTTGTCCAAGGATGTCCAATTCAAAGATCTGGGGCTGCTGGTGATCGACGAAGAGCAGAGATTCGGCGTAACTCACAAAGAGAAGATTAAACAGATGAAGGAAAGCGTCGATGTCCTGACCCTGACGGCGACGCCAATCCCCCGGACGCTTCACATGAGCCTGATCGGAATCCGGGATATGAGCGTCCTGGAGGAACCTCCCCTGGACCGTGTACCGATCCAGACCTATGTGATGGAGTATGACGAAGAAATGGTGCGGGAGGCCATCAGCCGGGAACTGGCAAGGGGCGGGCAGGTATATTATGTCTATAACCGTGTCAATAATATTGTTGAACTTACGAACCGGATCGCGGCGCTGGTACCGGAAGCAAATGTGGCCTTTGCACATGGACAGATGAAAGAGCGCGAGCTGGAGCAGATCATGTACAGCTTCATAAACGGGGACATCGATGTGCTGGTTTCCACTACAATCATAGAAACAGGAATGGACATTTCCAATGTGAATACCATCATCATCCATGATGCGGACCAGATGGGGCTGTCACAGCTCTATCAGCTTCGCGGCCGGGTAGGCCGCGCCAACCGGACGGCATATGCGTTCCTCATGTACCGCAGGAACCGGATGCTGAAGGAAGTGGCGGAGAAGCGGCTTCATGCGATCCGGGAATTTACGGAGCTGGGCAGCGGCGTCAAGATCGCCATGCGGGACCTGGAAATCCGGGGAGCCGGGAACCTTCTGGGCGCAGAGCAGCATGGCCATATGGAAGCGGTGGGTTACGACCTGTATTGTAAGATGCTCAGCGAAGCAGTCAAAGAGGCGAAGGGAATCCATCAGCAGGAGGATTTTGAAACTTCGATTGACCTGGTAATGGATGCGTTTATACCGCCGGGGTATATACCTAATGAAGGGCAAAAGCTGGATGTATATAAAAGAATTGCCAGCATTGAGAACCGGGAAGAGGCGGAAGATATGCTGGAAGAGCTGCTGGACCGCTTTGGCGAGCCGCCCAGATCCGTGCAGAACCTTCTGGCTGTGGCAGAACTGAAGGCGCTGGCGCACCGGGCCTATGTCACTGAAATTAAGCAGACGGGCATGGAGATTAAAATCACGTTTTATGAAAAGGCAAGACTGGATGTACAGGGAATTCCCAGCCTGCTGGAGCAGTACGGCCGCAAACTGAAATTTAAAATAGAAGCGAATCCGTACTTTTTATACCAACCCGGCCCACCGAAAAAAAAGCGGGAAACGGTGTTGGATCAGGTGAGAGGCTTCATGGAAGATTTGAGCAGATATGTCATGACAGATGAGAGCTTCGGGCTGGATCAATGA
- the pth gene encoding aminoacyl-tRNA hydrolase, translating into MYIIVGLGNPGRKFDGTKHNVGFDTIDYLVDEHRIPSSGISLKAMYGKGVIAGQRVLLAKPMTYMNLSGEAVRALVDYYKIAPEQELVVIYDDISLEPGLIRIRKKGSAGGHNGMKNIISHLGTDRFTRIRIGIGEKPKEWDLADYVLAPFSREDRGKVNEAVKDAVSALEMILQGDTDGAMNRYNKKAESSKGNQT; encoded by the coding sequence ATGTATATTATTGTAGGCTTGGGAAATCCCGGCAGAAAATTTGACGGTACTAAACACAATGTAGGCTTTGACACCATTGATTATCTGGTGGATGAGCACCGGATTCCCTCTTCTGGAATCAGTCTGAAAGCAATGTATGGAAAAGGGGTGATCGCGGGACAGAGGGTACTTCTGGCGAAACCCATGACATATATGAATCTGAGCGGCGAAGCAGTCAGGGCGCTTGTGGATTATTATAAGATTGCCCCGGAGCAGGAGCTAGTGGTGATTTATGATGATATCAGCCTGGAACCGGGACTGATCCGGATCCGTAAGAAGGGGAGTGCCGGAGGCCATAACGGGATGAAGAATATTATCAGCCATTTGGGTACCGACAGATTTACCCGTATCCGGATCGGCATCGGCGAGAAGCCGAAGGAGTGGGATTTGGCCGATTACGTTTTGGCGCCCTTCAGCCGGGAGGACAGAGGAAAGGTGAATGAAGCGGTGAAGGACGCCGTCTCTGCCCTGGAGATGATCCTGCAGGGAGATACGGACGGTGCTATGAACCGCTATAATAAAAAGGCGGAAAGCAGTAAAGGAAATCAGACATGA
- a CDS encoding TIGR03943 family putative permease subunit produces the protein MNENEIDVPIYLITGFLESGKTTFINFTVQQEYFQIEEPTLLVTCEEGEIGYDERMLLKHHTVLAAVEEPEDFTLEKLKAFGRKYRPDRVILEYNPLWSVKKLEEMELPGGWGIVQHIVTVDAGSFQVYMNNMKSLFVEMVKNADMVMFNRCTSDLPLANFRRSIKVVNPGCEILFEDSEGELTDIFEDSVPYDLNADVIEIEDVDYGIFYVDAGDHPERYKGKTVKFKGMVLKSRDVGADFFVPGRMAMTCCADDTTFIGYICKSKNASKLAMGSWVEVTATVDYKYVPVYHETGPVFQAKSIKSTQPPESELVYFN, from the coding sequence ATGAATGAGAATGAAATAGATGTACCAATATATTTAATCACAGGTTTTCTTGAAAGTGGGAAGACTACATTTATAAACTTCACTGTGCAGCAGGAATATTTTCAAATTGAGGAACCTACGCTTCTCGTTACCTGCGAAGAGGGAGAGATTGGATATGATGAGAGAATGCTCCTTAAGCATCATACGGTACTGGCTGCTGTGGAGGAGCCGGAAGATTTTACGCTGGAGAAGCTGAAGGCATTCGGGAGAAAGTACCGTCCGGACCGGGTGATTCTGGAATATAATCCTCTGTGGAGCGTGAAGAAGCTGGAAGAGATGGAGCTGCCGGGAGGCTGGGGGATCGTGCAGCATATTGTGACTGTAGATGCCGGGAGTTTTCAGGTGTATATGAACAATATGAAATCGTTGTTTGTAGAAATGGTGAAGAATGCGGATATGGTAATGTTCAACCGCTGCACCAGTGACCTGCCGCTGGCTAACTTCCGGCGCAGCATCAAAGTGGTCAATCCTGGCTGCGAGATCCTATTTGAGGATTCGGAAGGTGAGCTGACGGATATATTTGAGGACTCGGTGCCCTATGATTTGAATGCAGATGTGATTGAAATTGAGGATGTGGATTACGGCATTTTTTATGTAGATGCAGGGGATCATCCGGAACGGTATAAGGGGAAAACAGTGAAATTTAAAGGAATGGTGCTGAAAAGCCGGGATGTGGGGGCGGACTTCTTTGTTCCGGGACGCATGGCGATGACCTGCTGCGCGGATGACACTACCTTTATAGGATATATCTGTAAAAGTAAAAATGCCTCAAAGCTGGCAATGGGCAGCTGGGTGGAAGTGACAGCCACTGTGGATTACAAATATGTTCCGGTTTATCATGAGACAGGGCCTGTTTTCCAGGCAAAGTCTATAAAAAGCACGCAGCCGCCGGAGTCTGAGCTGGTGTATTTCAATTGA
- the hydE gene encoding [FeFe] hydrogenase H-cluster radical SAM maturase HydE, whose product MNEKIMNLIDKLETMHSLDTEEYAYLVAGRDDDAAEVLAHKAVSIRKKIYGNAVFVRGLIEISNVCKNNCLYCGIRRSNSSCSRYRLTQEQILGCCQEGYDLGFRTFVLQGGEDPALTDEIICGIVRQIKMNFPDCAVTLSLGEKLRESYQSLFDAGADRYLLRHETANPQHYEKLHPSDMSYFNRMSCLGNLKEIGYQVGCGFMVGSPWQTPDCIAEDLKFIEQFQPAMCGIGPFIPHGATPFKNQAAGTLEMTTYLLSIIRLISPGILLPATTALGTIHPTGREQGILAGANVVMPNLSPVNVRSKYELYDHKICTGEESAECRNCLNNRMQAIGYEIITDRGDPRPYG is encoded by the coding sequence ATGAACGAAAAAATTATGAATCTAATTGATAAATTGGAAACTATGCATTCTCTGGACACAGAAGAATACGCATATCTGGTCGCCGGACGGGACGATGATGCCGCGGAAGTCCTTGCTCACAAGGCTGTCAGCATCCGTAAAAAAATATATGGAAACGCTGTATTTGTAAGAGGCCTGATTGAAATCAGCAATGTTTGCAAAAACAATTGCCTCTACTGCGGAATCCGTCGCAGCAACAGTTCCTGCAGCCGTTACCGACTGACGCAGGAACAGATTCTCGGATGCTGTCAGGAGGGATATGATCTCGGCTTTCGCACGTTCGTACTGCAGGGCGGAGAGGACCCCGCTCTCACCGACGAAATAATCTGCGGTATAGTCCGGCAAATTAAGATGAACTTCCCGGATTGTGCCGTAACCCTGTCGCTCGGCGAAAAATTACGAGAAAGCTATCAGTCTTTGTTTGATGCCGGCGCCGACCGCTACCTTCTGCGCCATGAGACAGCTAACCCGCAGCACTATGAAAAACTGCATCCTTCTGACATGTCATATTTTAACAGAATGAGCTGCTTAGGGAATTTAAAAGAAATTGGCTATCAGGTGGGCTGCGGCTTTATGGTGGGCTCACCCTGGCAGACGCCAGACTGCATCGCCGAAGATCTGAAATTTATCGAACAATTCCAGCCCGCCATGTGCGGAATAGGTCCTTTTATCCCACACGGCGCCACACCCTTTAAAAACCAGGCGGCAGGCACACTGGAGATGACTACCTATCTGCTGTCCATCATCCGCCTCATTTCCCCCGGCATACTGCTGCCGGCCACAACCGCTCTGGGGACAATCCACCCTACAGGACGCGAGCAAGGTATACTTGCAGGCGCCAATGTCGTCATGCCTAATCTTTCCCCTGTCAACGTGCGCTCAAAATATGAATTGTACGATCATAAAATATGCACCGGCGAAGAATCAGCGGAATGCAGAAACTGTTTAAACAACCGCATGCAAGCCATCGGATATGAGATCATTACCGACAGAGGCGATCCCAGACCCTACGGCTGA
- a CDS encoding ABC transporter ATP-binding protein: MSKTPILAIRHLNKKIGKREILKDISFECYPGEVFGFLGPNGAGKTTTIKVVCGLLSIDSGDIEICGTSIRKHYEQAMKHLGAIVENPEHYRHMSGWQNLKLYQNMRPGVSDERLHEVVSLVGLENRIQEPVKKYSLGMRQRLGVAQALLHNPKLLILDEPTNGLDPAGIRQLRDILKQIAHGQEAAVVVSSHLMSEMELMCDRVGLIVNGEIRDVKPIGSLIEEAYDGSTAFLYRVSQAEQAVSLLRGKYPQIAASVLTEQEFSIRLKPEATEEYGTFPFQKELSSYNSFLIQSGISLYTVTESQDHTLEDAFIRLTDEGGSQIV; the protein is encoded by the coding sequence ATGAGTAAAACGCCAATCCTTGCCATACGGCATCTGAATAAGAAAATCGGCAAACGGGAAATTTTAAAAGATATCAGCTTTGAATGCTATCCCGGAGAAGTATTTGGCTTTCTAGGCCCGAACGGCGCCGGAAAAACCACTACCATCAAAGTTGTCTGCGGCCTCCTGTCCATAGATTCCGGAGACATCGAGATCTGTGGAACCAGCATACGAAAACATTATGAGCAGGCGATGAAGCACCTGGGAGCCATTGTAGAAAATCCAGAACACTACCGCCATATGAGCGGTTGGCAAAATCTGAAGCTATACCAGAATATGCGCCCAGGCGTCAGTGATGAACGGCTTCATGAGGTTGTCAGCCTGGTAGGACTTGAAAACCGGATACAGGAACCGGTCAAGAAATATTCTCTGGGCATGCGCCAGCGGCTGGGCGTTGCACAGGCCCTTCTCCACAATCCCAAGCTTCTGATTCTGGATGAACCGACCAACGGCCTGGATCCGGCCGGAATCCGCCAGCTCAGGGATATCCTGAAACAAATAGCCCACGGTCAAGAAGCGGCAGTAGTGGTTTCCTCACATCTGATGTCAGAGATGGAGCTGATGTGCGACCGCGTCGGACTGATCGTAAACGGGGAAATCCGGGATGTGAAACCCATTGGCAGCCTGATCGAGGAAGCTTATGACGGAAGCACGGCCTTCCTATACCGCGTTAGCCAGGCAGAACAGGCAGTTTCCCTGCTCCGCGGTAAATACCCGCAGATCGCTGCCAGCGTTTTGACGGAACAGGAATTTTCCATACGCCTGAAGCCAGAGGCCACAGAAGAATACGGCACGTTTCCTTTCCAAAAAGAGCTGTCTTCCTATAACAGCTTTCTGATTCAGTCTGGCATTTCCCTGTACACCGTTACAGAAAGCCAGGATCACACACTGGAAGATGCGTTTATCCGGCTGACCGATGAAGGAGGTAGTCAAATTGTTTAA
- a CDS encoding ABC transporter permease, protein MFKLIGNEYSKLFSRKTTQLLLLLLLLATIGLAFFFHLPLFNSSDSYETVASSSSGTEAAAEENTMSLEETLHARTEEAKLNYSQLKAQSDNGTPVDPSELEDAHNAYLIAQYIEDHQLESSLTFDSYGYPVTDSYLIRTLCQAPMLVTLLALVMIVVAGGIIANEFSQGTIKFLLINPVRRGKILWSKYLCCLSLLAGLFFLLFGLETLFLGFSYGFSAYGGQYVQVINGVATGTPILLYGFQQFLLASVNPLLMMTMAFAISSLFRSSALSIALGLGGLMGGSIITQILSQLGVDGGRYLPFSNTNLADIAAGTPYFPNQSLTFAVVTLIVYMVVFLLIAYDGFTRREV, encoded by the coding sequence TTGTTTAAGTTAATAGGAAATGAATACAGCAAGCTGTTCAGCCGCAAGACCACGCAGCTTTTACTGCTTTTGCTGCTGCTGGCAACTATAGGCCTGGCCTTTTTCTTCCATTTACCCCTGTTTAACAGCTCCGACTCCTATGAAACGGTAGCCTCGAGCTCTTCCGGGACCGAAGCCGCCGCAGAAGAGAACACTATGTCGCTGGAAGAAACTCTGCACGCCCGGACTGAAGAAGCAAAATTAAACTATTCACAGCTGAAAGCCCAGTCCGATAACGGCACCCCCGTGGACCCATCCGAACTGGAAGACGCGCATAACGCCTACCTGATCGCCCAATACATCGAGGATCATCAGCTGGAAAGCTCTCTGACCTTCGATTCCTATGGGTATCCGGTCACAGATTCCTATCTGATACGCACGCTGTGCCAGGCGCCCATGCTGGTTACCCTTCTGGCACTGGTGATGATCGTAGTCGCCGGAGGAATTATTGCCAACGAATTCAGCCAGGGCACCATTAAATTCCTGCTGATTAACCCGGTACGGAGAGGAAAAATCCTGTGGAGTAAATATCTCTGCTGTCTCAGCCTTCTGGCCGGATTATTCTTCCTGCTCTTCGGCCTTGAAACCCTCTTTCTGGGCTTCAGTTACGGTTTCTCCGCCTACGGAGGCCAATATGTCCAGGTAATAAACGGGGTGGCAACCGGAACGCCAATCCTGCTGTACGGCTTCCAGCAATTCCTGCTGGCCAGTGTAAATCCGCTGCTCATGATGACCATGGCATTTGCCATCAGCTCTCTGTTCCGCAGCTCAGCCCTCTCCATCGCACTGGGCCTGGGCGGACTGATGGGCGGAAGCATCATCACCCAAATCCTCTCCCAGTTGGGAGTGGACGGAGGCAGGTACCTGCCATTTTCCAACACAAATCTGGCGGATATCGCAGCCGGAACACCATACTTCCCGAATCAGTCACTCACATTCGCAGTAGTCACACTGATTGTCTATATGGTAGTGTTCCTGCTAATCGCATACGACGGCTTCACCCGAAGAGAAGTATAG
- a CDS encoding HD domain-containing protein, giving the protein MKTLKREEAWNLLTEYNKTAALQKHALAVEAAMRHFAKLKGEDEELWGVVGLLHDLDYEMFPEEHCKKAEEIMKARDIDEFYIHGVCSHGYGICSDVKPESEMEKVLFTIDELTGLINALCIMRPSKSVLDLEVKSLKKKFKDKHFAAGVDRQTVLNGCEMLGMPLEEVMKETIEGMKENAEAIGLKGNL; this is encoded by the coding sequence ATGAAAACACTGAAGAGGGAAGAAGCATGGAATTTGCTTACAGAATATAATAAAACGGCGGCGCTGCAGAAGCATGCGCTGGCTGTAGAAGCGGCGATGAGACATTTCGCAAAGCTAAAAGGGGAAGATGAAGAACTTTGGGGTGTGGTTGGCCTCTTGCATGACCTTGACTATGAAATGTTCCCGGAAGAACACTGTAAAAAGGCGGAAGAAATTATGAAAGCCCGTGATATAGATGAGTTCTATATCCATGGCGTATGCAGCCACGGCTACGGTATTTGCAGCGATGTGAAACCCGAAAGCGAGATGGAAAAAGTCTTGTTTACCATCGATGAATTAACAGGATTGATTAATGCGCTCTGCATTATGCGCCCATCCAAAAGTGTGCTGGATCTGGAAGTGAAATCTTTGAAGAAAAAATTTAAAGATAAACATTTTGCAGCAGGCGTCGACAGGCAGACTGTGTTAAATGGCTGTGAGATGCTGGGTATGCCGCTGGAAGAAGTTATGAAAGAAACCATAGAAGGTATGAAAGAAAACGCAGAGGCAATTGGTCTAAAGGGAAATCTTTAA
- a CDS encoding CobW family GTP-binding protein: MTKIDIISGFLGAGKTTLIKKLLTDALKGQQVVLIENEFGEIGIDGGFLKDAGIEIREMNSGCICCSLVGDFGTALKEVVEQYHPERIIIEPSGVGKLSDVIHAVEGVQADADVVLNCAATVVDVMKCKIYMKNFGEFFRNQVEAASTVILSRTDTPKATDEKVKEVLEMIRALNPDATVITTPVEELGGRKVLETMEGVKIDLSHVEEEEEHHHHGGGCCHDHHHGHEEECGHEHHHDHGEECGHDHHHGHEEECGHEHYHDHGDGCGHDHHHDHENCCGHDHGHHHHHADEVFTSWGKETVHKYGKDEMEGILHALSDDDSYGTILRAKGMVEGTDGKWIYFDMVPGEADVREGQPEYTGRICVIGAQLKEDKLEQLFML, translated from the coding sequence ATGACCAAAATAGACATTATTTCCGGCTTTCTGGGCGCCGGAAAGACAACCCTGATTAAGAAGCTTTTAACAGATGCGCTGAAGGGGCAGCAGGTGGTGCTGATTGAAAATGAATTCGGTGAAATAGGCATTGACGGAGGATTTCTGAAAGATGCCGGCATTGAGATCCGGGAAATGAATTCAGGATGTATCTGCTGTTCTCTGGTGGGAGACTTTGGGACAGCCCTGAAAGAAGTAGTTGAGCAGTACCATCCGGAACGGATTATCATAGAGCCGTCGGGAGTGGGCAAGCTGTCAGATGTTATCCATGCGGTAGAGGGCGTACAGGCAGACGCGGATGTGGTATTGAACTGTGCCGCCACTGTTGTGGATGTTATGAAATGCAAGATATATATGAAGAATTTCGGCGAGTTTTTCAGAAATCAGGTGGAAGCGGCCAGTACCGTTATATTGAGCAGGACTGATACGCCGAAAGCGACCGATGAAAAAGTAAAAGAAGTTTTGGAGATGATCCGTGCACTAAACCCGGACGCAACAGTCATCACAACGCCGGTAGAAGAGCTGGGAGGGCGAAAAGTGCTGGAAACCATGGAAGGTGTGAAAATAGACCTCTCACATGTGGAAGAAGAGGAGGAACATCATCACCACGGCGGCGGATGTTGCCATGACCATCACCACGGCCATGAAGAAGAGTGTGGCCATGAGCATCATCATGACCATGGAGAAGAGTGCGGCCATGACCATCATCACGGCCATGAGGAAGAGTGTGGCCATGAGCATTATCATGACCATGGAGATGGGTGCGGCCATGACCATCATCATGACCATGAGAATTGCTGCGGTCATGACCATGGCCATCATCACCATCATGCGGATGAGGTGTTTACCAGCTGGGGAAAAGAGACGGTGCATAAATATGGGAAAGATGAAATGGAGGGAATTCTCCATGCCCTTTCTGACGATGATTCGTATGGCACAATCCTTCGCGCCAAAGGAATGGTAGAAGGAACAGACGGGAAATGGATTTATTTTGATATGGTGCCGGGTGAGGCCGACGTCCGTGAAGGGCAGCCGGAATATACCGGTAGAATCTGTGTAATTGGCGCGCAACTTAAGGAAGACAAGCTGGAACAGCTGTTTATGCTTTAA